From the genome of Onthophagus taurus isolate NC chromosome 5, IU_Otau_3.0, whole genome shotgun sequence, one region includes:
- the LOC111418370 gene encoding GPI mannosyltransferase 4: MKKLNSDSFLIYYGLCLLRILLVLTPQNGYIHPDEFFQSIEVFASNIFELDGNIPWDFNVTFPIRSIGPQYLTTGLSYNILKMSSMLFKGLITPYSLLVTPRLFICLLSFLCDWSVYKICKNNNERYKSKLVVLSSSYVMLIFGTRTFSNTLELISFALLLYFVAESMIFSNVIVKHHEYLRKRYEKSKTPAEKARFHKLRLFLASHSFRNFFQISVISVFGVFNRPTFLFFAVFPVFFWLNRGMGFKSVSNMQFHLRMLVLILSSVPVIIILVVIDSFYYGYISWGELGMLDVSIDSFVVPGLNFIKYNLKDSKEHGLHPRYLHVLVNIPLLFNVMGVYVFVMFGDFLIKFSKKKYHLLPTIRSIKGLMITSLLVPILLLSYIPHQEPRFLIPLIIPLSYIFSEKIYQEPERSVIKIEPTTEINKKEFKSDNKLTLWIILNLIFGIFFGFIHQGGIYPASNYLSSEIAKQPNTKYNIFTSNIYMVPQILYKQPKIEKIYESRRTKFQMSKRVFFYEEGSNDLSSVYEKMVNIVRVSSMDKRKNRFFMLLPASLNQQFNNVSKKYNFIEIELTKKFYPHLSTEALPNFNELFYLLTMVDFKNLHFDEISNSFLSLLKSFSLNLYEIKMR, translated from the exons atgaaaaaattaaacagtGATTCGTTCCTAAtttattatggattatgtttgttaagaattctGTTAGTTTTAACCCCACAAAACGGGTACATACACCCGGACGAATTTTTCCAATCAATCGAAGTTTTTGCGA GTAACATTTTCGAATTAGATGGAAACATCCCGTGGGATTTCAACGTAACATTTCCAATTCGCAGCATAGGCCCTCAATACTTAACGACAGGATTaagttataacattttaaaaatgtccAGCATGCTTTTTAAGGGCTTAATAACTCCGTACAGTTTACTCGTAACTCcgagattatttatttgtttattatcgtTTTTATGCGATTGGTCGGTTtataaaatatgcaaaaacAACAATGAGAGGTACAAATCGAAATTGGTAGTTTTATCGAGTTCGTATGTTATGCTAATTTTTGGAACTCGTACTTTTAGTAACACTTTAGAGTTGATTTCGTTCGCTTTATTGTTGTATTTCGTAGCTGAAAGTATGATTTTTTCTAATGTGATTGTGAAGCATCACGAGTATTTGCGCAAACGTTACGAAAAATCGAAAACTCCTGCAGAAAAAGCGCGTTTTCATAAATTACGATTGTTTTTGGCGTCGCATAGTTTTCGGAATTTCTTTCAAATCAGTGTGATAAGTGTTTTTGGGGTTTTTAATCGAcccacatttttattttttgctgtTTTTCCCGtgtttttttggttaaatCGAGGGATGGGGTTTAAATCGGTATCAAATATGCAGTTTCATTTGCGGATGTTGGTTCTTATTTTATCTTCAGTtcctgttattattattttggttgtaatcgattctttttattatgGGTATATCTCGTGGGGCGAATTGGGGATGTTGGATGTTTCCATCGATAGTTTTGTTGTTCCTGGGTTAAATTTCATCAAGTATAACTTAAAAGATAGCAAAGAACATGGGTTACATCCAAGATATTTACATGTTTTGGTTAATATACCattactttttaatgtaatgggtgtttatgtttttgtaatgtttGGAGATTTCCTTATAAA gttttctaagaaaaaatatcatttattacCGACAATTCGAAGCATAAAAGGATTAATGATAACATCGTTGTTGGTCCCAATCTTATTATTATCATACATTCCCCATCAAGAGCCGAGATTCTTAATCCCACTAATAATTCCATTAAGTTATATCTTTTCCGAGAAGATTTACCAAGAACCAGAAcgttccgtaataaaaatagaacCAACAACGGAAATTAACAAGAAAGAATTCAAATCCGATAACAAATTAACATTATGGATAATTTTAAACctaatttttggaatttttttcggttttatcCACCAAGGGGGGATTTATCCAGCTTCGAATTATTTATCGAGCGAAATTGCTAAACAACCCAATACAAAGTACAACATTTTCACCAGCAACATTTACATGGTGCCTcaaattctttataaacaacccaaaattgaaaaaatttatgaatcaagACGCACTAAATTTCAAATGAGCAAAAGAGTTTTCTTTTATGAAGAAGGAAGTAACGATTTGAGTTCAGTTTatgaaaaaatggttaatatTGTGAGAGTTTCATCGATGGATAAacgaaaaaatcgattttttatgctCCTCCCTGCATCTTTAAAccaacaatttaataacgtctcaaaaaaatataattttattgaaatcgaATTAACCAAGAAGTTTTATCCGCACCTTAGCACGGAAGCTTTGCCCAACTTTAACgagcttttttatttattaacaatggTCGATTTTAAGAATCTTCATTTTGATGAGATTTCTAACAGCTTTTTGAGTCTTTTAAAAAGCTTTTCTTTGAACttgtatgaaattaaaatgcgataa
- the LOC111418372 gene encoding uncharacterized protein encodes MTRITETIKEVINNIIANESATPIITVEAGSSIGDGFLGETALVKVELNKEISHYFIKMAATDPQLRKVTLQRDLFEKEIYFYSKLYPILNKLCLKYIKQTFDVVPKPIFTQLDDLKECIVMENLTTKSYQLLRDKDTLNKEHLMMILRKYALLHACGFILKQEHGGIFNELLDSKNNLLGQLHTTLGFDTLLVNPSLDLLKKHCTLENDEEILSNIERIRDKSKNFVNVIENIDEYNTLLHIDCWRNNIMFKYMGNKLENIKIIDFQTWSINSPIFDISILIYTTSASQENLDNIDEYLNYYHICLNYYLSKMGGNVKELYPSHVLFEQWKKYAYYGLFYGIICLRGLFAGPDSTPNILQHIRDGKPLNQIFYFEIENEKEYCDRIKIMIKHFIKNKY; translated from the exons atgACACGTATAACAGAAACTATCAAAgaagttattaataatattattgcaAATGAAAGTGCAACACCAATAATAACCGTTGAGGCTGGTTCTAGCATTGGAGATGGATTTCTTGGGGAAACAGCATTGGTAAAGGTTGAATTAAACAAAGAAATCTCacattatttcataaaaatggCTGCAACAGATCCGCAACTACGCAAAGTGACCTTACAAAgagatttatttgaaaaagaaatttatttctacTCAAAACTATACCCTATACTCaataaattatgtttgaaATACATAAAACAGACTTTCGATGTGGTTCCAAAGCCAATCTTCACACAATTAGATGATTTAAAAGAGTGTATTGTGATGgaaaatttaacaacaaagaGTTATCAACTTTTAAGAGATAAAGACACCTTAAACAAAGAACATTTAATGATGATTTTGAGGAAATATGCTCTTTTACATGCTtgtggttttattttaaagcaagAACATGGtgggatttttaatgaattacttgattcgaaaaataatttgttgggACAACTTCACACAACTCTTGGGTTTGATACATTATTAGTAAATCCAAGCttagatcttttaaaaaaacattgtaCATTAGAAAATGATGaggaaattttatcaaatatagAGAGGATTCGAGATAAATCTAAAAACTTTGTCAATGTAATCGAAAATATTGATGAATATAACACTTTACTTCACATAGATTGTTGGAGAAATAAcataatgtttaaatatatg ggaaataaattagaaaatattaaaataatagatTTCCAAACATGGTCAATAAACTCCCCCATCTTCGATATTTCCATTTTAATTTACACAACATCTGCATCTCAAGAAAATCTTGACAACATTGATGAATATCTTAATTACTACCACATTTGTTTAAActattatttaagtaaaatGGGAGGAAACGTGAAAGAGTTGTACCCTAGTCACGTTTTATTTGAACAATGGAAAAAGTACGCTTATTACGGTTTATTTTACGGAATTATTTGTTTAAGAGGTCTATTTGCGGGCCCCGATTCAACACCCAACATCCTACAACATATTCGAGATGGTAAACCACTCAatcagatattttattttgaaattgaaaacgaaaaagaatattgtgatagaattaaaattatgattaagcattttattaagaataaatattaa